In Saccharomyces eubayanus strain FM1318 chromosome II, whole genome shotgun sequence, the genomic stretch GCGATTGCAAGCTCATTCGGTAAAGTCTTCCAGAATAGAATTACCCCCGACAAATCTTCAGGTAATAACGATAATAAATCATGTTGTTCACACGAGTCTATTGAGAAAAACAACGGGAAAACGTTCAAAAATCCTGATATATGTAAAAGCCTTCTGTTCGCCATTTCAAACAATATTGGTCAAATAGCGTATTTGCAAGCCAAAATTCACAACGTGCAGAATATATACTTTGGTGGATCTTATACCAGAGGACATTTAACTACTATGAACACTTTAAGCTACGCCATTAATTTTTGGTCCCAAGGATCAAAGCAAGCGTTCTTCCTTAAACATGAAGGCTACTTAGGAGCTATGGGTGCTTTCCTGAGCGCGTCTCGTGATTCATCTACCAAGAAGACAGATACGTAAATAGATTtcgtctttcttttcttttgctggTAATATTACATACATCTTTATCTAGAAAATTAATTTATTCATTTGTTAGTTCGCTTATAATATCATCCATCGcctgaaaaatatatatttggtCATTATTTCGGTATTTATCGCTAAGTTTACCGGTAACTTCAACATTGGTAACTATATTCCCACCTATCTTTTGTAGAATAGTAATGTCTTTGATCATGGgccttttcaaatcagATAAAGAAATGACTATTATGAAATTCAAGCCCTTTATCTCAAATTGAACTTTCCCaatttgagaaaatatTTCGAAATTTATAATAGTCGTCGATTTTAATCCTTTGaacagaaaatatttttcccAAAACTTTATCAACGAATTAATAGACTGACACAGCTCTAATTCTTTGGCCGTCGCCTGTTCCGCATCTACTTTGTTCAATCGTTTATCATTTCGTATTATCTGATTTTTCACTTCATGTAATTCCTTGAGCtcttttgttaattttcgattttgcttttttaaGGAAAGCAGATTTTGCCAATTTACGTAGGTCTCCTCTACAATATCATCAGGTTCACCTGAATTCAATACGAAATCTTTGTCTCCGGatatattttcatcttcttggTTTGTGAAGTGTTTCAACTCGTTGAGTGAGTTCCAacaattttcaatatcaccCGTGGCTTCCAAATAAAGCTCATTTAGtttatcttgtttttgAGCAAAATTACGGCTTGTATCCTGAATCTCGGTTTTGATTTGTTCTATCTTGCTTTCGTGAACATCTGAAATTTCGTCTTTTAGATCATCAACGcttttattcaatttcaCAAATTGAGGATCTCTTTCAGAGTTTAACTGTAATGGATCCGTCGAAGACAGGGTGAATCTGAAGAAGTAATCTAACGTCTCCTGTTCTAGGTAGGTTAGCTTTAATAATTCCATCAACTTATTGAATTCTTTGATCTTTACAGATAGAATTTTGGGATTGACATATGCCTCATCTCTTTCTGAACCTGGACTTTCATCGTCTCTGAGAGGATTAACAAACTTGTTCTCTTCACTTATTGCTAGAATGCTTGACGTAATTTCGTGCAGCGTATTTTTGAGTCTTAATTCTTGATTATTTAGAATTTCTTCGCTGTTGAGAGCAACAGTATCTTCAATATCTCTTAGAACATCTTCGTAATCCTTTGTGCTCACACTCTCCATATCGATTTCTTGGTGGTTTCATATCTTTTGATTCAGACTATgcgattttctttttttcaataatatttttttggcgttgtttatttttttaatttgaaaacaaagcaTGCGCAAATTAGAAATGTTGTACCTTGAATTTTAACTGGTAACAATAATGTCCATAATTACTTTTCCATGATGGGGTTAACTCAGAAAGTACTGTGAGAGATGGAGCGCGGTACGTAATCGCTGGTTTACTCCTCTCTCGAAATATGTTGTTTGAGCCATTGTTTCCTTAAACTGTTTGACACCATAATTATTGACAAAAATTACTAAACACTACCGATACAGCAAGGAAGGGTTATGTTGATTGTATATAATTTAACATATTTAGGAGTCGCTCTTTTATCGACTTCCACCAAATAGAGCATTTAATCCAAGATCATAATTGAACGTCCCTGGATAGGCGTTTCCCAAGAGAGCTTTAAACTGCTAGAACTGTTTGTAGATGGTAGTAAAAAGTGCAACGTATACCAGTCCATTCTGAGAGCAGCCAAAAAAGTTCAACTTACTTAAGAACACTATCATAGTCTCATctaatagaaaaaaaaaatcatttctAAAGATCATCCTGATCTAGTATCCTTTTTGAATACATATTTTATCTTAGATTTGAGATCCTATGTTACTGTGAACGCTCTAGAAATTCCTATGAGGTACTTATAGAAAGATTAACTTCCGATATTCGATTCGCTTTTCAGAGCGTTGATAGCTCTTATAGCAGTTGAAAGGGCCGAAACTGGGTTAACACCAGCAACTATTCTACCTTCGGTAATGGAGTAGTCGTATCAAGGGCCATCGGGGTGTAGCACCATACTCTCGCAGCATCTTCAACAGATGCTAAATTCTTAGCCTTCAAGAAATCGTCAACGCCCAAAGAAACTTCACCCACAAATGTGAAGCCAGTTATAGACTTGCCTCAGTCAACGGTTTTCCTGTTACTTTCCCTGTTAAACCATCGAAGAGAGCATGCTCATAACAGATAGTGGCAATTACACTACCATTAGCGTGGCTTTCATATGCAATGTCTTATAAATCTTTGGTCTTCGGGTAATCAAGTAAAGCACCATGGCCAGCGGAtgcaaaaatatatttggTAGTTGTCGACACTAATTTCCTTGGGTTTCTTAATTCTTGTCAGCGCCTTATTGAATACAGAGCTCTTCGTTTCAAAATCCATCCTATCTTGGCCACCACCAAGAAATTGTTTGGGCAAGAAATGTTCATCCCCACCAAACTTGCCAATCTCAGAGACAAAATCTACTCCAAAACCatgttttttgaaagtgtcGAAAGGACACAAGACTTCCAATACAAATACACCGGTATTGGCACCATCCTGATAAAAAGGACCGTTGTATGAAGTAAGAGATATTAAAACTCTCTTTGGAGACGTTATAAATTCATCTGAATAGCTCTGCCCTATTGTCCTGTCCAAGTTGAGAATTTTGTACAAGAACAAGCTACTGTCAAACCTATTATATGATAAATACCGATCATTTTGTTCGTATGCTTAGATAAAAAGctcagaaaaaaaagcagaacTTTAAAACCTGTATCTTAAAATATCCCATGCCCCGCACGAACCCTTTTGAGACCCCTTATACCAAGTTATTTCTGCCAACTCCCACATATAAGGTAGATTTAGCAACTATGTGATAGCAGGCTCCTGCTTTTCTGGCCGATATGGAATATTCTAAAGAAAAGGCTACTATGGGGAATTCGCTCAATGTGCAGTGATCGACTGGTATTACTTGTACACTATAAAACGCCAAGGGATATTTCATGAAAACAGAAAGTCATGTACATATGGTGGACATGTTTTTGCGTGCGGCAAAGCACCTAGAAAAGTCCATAGTGGTGACTATAGATCATAAGAACGTACCCTATTACTAAGCATATTTCTGCCCCGCAATTTCTCTTACCCAAATTGAGGAGAAATGCAataatatattcatttcCTTGAGTACGGTTCTAGCTGTAAACAGCTCGGTGATGCAAATACTAAAGAAGCCAATTAGGCGCGATCTTGAAGATGAGCTTTCGAACTGGTGCTGGCCGAGCAATTATCGAACAGTTTTGACGTCGGTTAAGGGAGTTCTGACTGAATTGCTGCAATATTTAAGGCCTAGACACCAAGAAGCACTTGAGCTTATAACGGcaatgtattttttttgactaGACTAATCTCCGTGAATTTTAGCCAGTTATCTTTGAGCGTTTCATTGTTTATTGAACCATTTTTAAGGCAATGAGAAAGATCAAGCCtggaagagaaggaaaaatgaCTTCAAAGGAATTCTCTATCCGTTTTAAAATTTGCAAGATCAGTTAAAAGTTGAATGGGTTTCGTATGGCTCAGAAAACTGCCCTGCCACCCATGAGTTGAAGTGATGGGGGTACTGTTAAATGCTTTTTTTATGAAGGAAGCAGACACGCATATTAGAAAGCGTTGTTGAAAAAGGTGCAACCAGTTTTCGTGCTATAATTCTCCCGTTgtatgaaatttttgtcaATAGTTAATTGTCTCAGTTAAATGCTCTTCGCTTATTTCAAATATGTCCACCCATCGTCATTTTGTACCCAGTAGTTCTCAGACTGAATCATTATTCTACATCCCCATGGGCCAAAGAACAGGCTTCCACTCTAATGATTTTAAACATTTTTACATCCGTCCAGAATTGCGTCTTGGATATTATAGCTTATGTGCTTTTTAGTTATCACCAAATAAATGAAACCtacgaaaaaaacaagaaaacaagagaTCAACCCAATATGACGTATCTAATGAAAAACGTTTAATGGTATCTTCTCTAAGCACAGTATCACACTGATGTGGCTTTGAACTCTAAAGCAATCCTGTGAGGTACTAAGCGTTTTGGCTCGACCTCCATATCAGAGCATTGAGGATATAAAGCAGTTTCAGCTAGTCAGCCTTTGGTAAGAAAATACTAATTTCCATTATCAAAAGGCAAGTATCCCCCATTAGAAAGAATGTATTTTGTTTCATAGACTTTACGGTAGTATTTCGTGGTACATCCTTACCCTAAATTCATCAGAACGGCCCTGTAAAAAGATATCTGGTTTCTCAGTATTTGTTTGAGCAAAATTATGTCAGGTTTTAACACAACACAAATCATAGTTTTAGATTTTAGCCGCTCTGTGAAGGTAGTAAACTCACAAAATGAAACGGAGTTCGCTTGGTGATAGATTTTTTCCCTCATTCGACAATGGTATATTCTAAGATGATACACATGTACGTACTAAGCGCCTAACACCAGAATTTCCAGCACCGATACCGTATTGATCTTGCTGCCAATTCAGCCTTTCAGTAGCAACTTCATGTTTTAGCAGCTCCCGGTCGACTTCCCTTCTTCCATAATCGTATCTTCAGCTTTAATATATGATTTCCAGTACTTTTTCCATATTTTGTGAAAATGTAGAATGCTATAACAACtagaaataaaagataAACCATAAAGAATCTTTTGCGTTAGGCGAAGCTCCCGCTGGGAGTAAACCGACGTAAAACTGCGCGAACAACATAAGAACATGAAGATTCCCCAATAAGAACCCCCAACACCAACAGTAGACACGAATGGCAGTTCATCACAACTTCTTCCTTGGGCAACCAAAGCTCAACGAAGTCGAACGTGACAAATACATATAGCagaccaaaaaaaacagagaGGATATAAACCAGAGAGAGGGAGTAGCTAATTACTTATTTCTCTCTCATGAGAAGATTCAGCTACAAAAGCGATCAAGCCGAAAGCAGAAGCGATACCAATTGAAACCAAAGGCCTACTGCTACGGTCAATATACGCAACTATTTCTGGTAGAAACCCTGTTCAACTAATACAGTTGATGTTCCAGAACAAAGATACATAGAAGAATTACCAACAGACAGAACGGAAATCATTATGACAACCTTAGTAGCGCTTGGTAAACGTCTAATACCTTGATTCACTATTGAAATAACAAAAGTGGAAGCGGCAGCATCTACGGATCAAGCGCCGATTAGACGCTTATCATTGTAAGGGGCTAGCAAGCCGATCAATAGAAAGCAAACAACCTAGAACAAAGTAATTCTCCAAAAAAACTTGTTTAGCAGCACCTGGAACtgattttcttggattttcAGATTAAAAACCTGCCACACCGATTACCCCAGTAATTAACGGTTATAAAGGTGGGGAAAGTTTTTACTGGCAAAGTAACTAGCCACTGTATCATGTAGTTGTAATTAATTGCAACACCGAaaacttcatcaatgaaCCTGGTCGCATAGGTGGTAAACCTACCAGAAACAGGGAAAACAACAGCCAATTCACCAACAGCAATGACCATACAATATATCATAGTACTTGTAACTGCCCATTCAATCAGGATTTTGGCAGGACCTGTAGTCCGTAAGGCTTTGCCGCtaccaacaaaaaataccTGTACCAATAGCACCACCAACTGCTATCATATGTAAAAACCTGCTTTTAGGTGTGTGTTTCAAAGGCGATCGGGCAGTGGCACACTCGTATTTGATATTTGCCTCTATTTCCATTATCATCTTTGTTACTTGAAAATGTAGAACAAAGTTCCTGGGCAATTACGTCCCTCCCAAAGGCTGTAGATTCGATAACTTTCACATCAACGTTTCcattacttttttctggAAAACTGCGACTCATTTTGTTGAATGGAAACGGTTCCTATGAATATCTCACAGCTTTTATGGTCAAGCTGTTAAGAATGGAAGAAGATAGTAGAATAAAGTAGCTGAATAATTATTgaattattatatatatatatatttttagtTTAATAAGCTGAATTATAGTATTCCAAAAGAGATACTGTTTCGAACAAGCAGAATAACGTCCATGTGGCTGATTAGGATAAAAGCTTGCATGGCACGTTAAAAATATGGAAGGTCACGACACCATTCTTCGGTATCAGATGGACTTACCAACTTATAGTAGAAGTTGATAAAGTACTAGTTACATAATGTATTAATATCAGTTTTACAAAGCTTGATTACTAAAAcgataacaagaaaagcagCATTTTTGCTGATATGGTGGGCGAAGTAAGGTTGGCAAGTAACCTTTCAAGCAGTTACTATCTTTGCACAGCCTTAATGGACAATTATAATACTGTATGATCATCCCAGAGTTTCCTTGAtcagtttttcttgtacACCATTCTCTTACTTTTTGCATACAAAGCTGGTTGTCGAGATGATACGATTTGATGTCGCTTGCGCTTCAACCTGACATATTGTGCTCTCGCCAGCTAGCAATAACATTCATGGTAGACGATAGGACATTAAATTTCCTTCCGAAGTGCGGAAGTGTGATCTGCGCATAAGCGTTAACGCGCAGATCACACTTCCGCACGTCGGACAATTGATCCACCGCATGGTGAGCTGACTGTTCGCGCTATTATTTACAATTTAGGGATAGAGAAAAAGTCCACACATATATTCAATCTAGCACTGTCAAGTTTACTGATAGCAATTCAATTACCGTGCTGTGCAATCAAAATTCATTATCTAATGTAACAATTTCCTGAAAAgctacatatatatatatacactaATATGAGTATGTGGTTGACAAGAGAAGCAAGTTCTTACCTATTGAGCAAAATTTGAATAGAgcataaaaaaagttcaacaAATCACACATTATTATGACAAAATCATCCAGCCCATATGAACAGTATCCTCAAGAAAATCTTCAACATAAATCGAAATACCTGTTAGGGTATGGCGCTAAGTTCACTCCTATGGTTATCACGCGCGCCGAAGGATCATATGTGTACTCTGGAGACAAAAAGATCCTTGACTTTACCTCTGGTCAAATGTCTACTTTGTTAGGGCATGGACACCCTGAAATCTGTGAAACAATTTCTCAACATGCGTATCATTTAGACCACCTGTTCAGTGCTATGTTGTCTCCCCCAGTTTTGGAATTAGCAGAGAAACTCACCAACCTGCTTCCAAAAGGGTTAGATAAAGCTATGTTCTTGAGTACTGGCTCCGAAGCAAACGAGGCAGCCATAAAGTTAGCCAAAGTATACACTGGGAAATTTGAAGTTGTCGGATTATCATTATCGTGGCACGGCATGACAGGAGTATCTGGTGGAACAACCTATCAGGATGGCCGGAAGAACCACGGCCCTACAATGCCTGGAAACTTGATTTTGCCAGCTCCAAATGCATACAGATCTATTTTTCGGAAGCAAGATGGATCCTATGATTGGGAAACAGAGATGGACTATGGGTTCAGTTTGATTGACGCAGCTTCTGTGGGTTCCTTAGCCGCCGTTATTGTAGAACCTGTCATGAGTTCTGGTGGTATGATCGTTCTTCCAGATGGTTACTTGAAAAGTTTATACACCCATTGTAAAAAGAGAGGAATGCTTTTGATTGTGGATGAAGCTCAGACAGCTATCGGCAGATGTGGTTCGATGTTTGGGTTTGAAGCCTCTGGTATTGTTCCAGACATTTTGACGCTAAGCAAAACCTTAGGAAACGGTTTACCGTTATCAGCTGTAGTTACTTCTGACAAAATAGCACAGAAGGCTGCTGATGAGCGTTTTTTGTTCTACACTACCCATGTAAACGATCCACTACCATGTGCAGTTGGTGCAAAGGTCTTGGATATTGTAATTCGAGACAATTTGATCCAAAGCTCTGCAGAAATGGGGGCTCTATTCAGATCAGAATTGAGACAGTTGCAGAACATCTATAAACAAATTGGAGATGTTAGGGGCCGTGGCTTGATGACTGGTGTTGAGATCATCAAGCCGGAAACCAAAGAAGCTGACGGAGAACTAGCTGAAAGACTAGCCGATACGATGATGGAACTTGGACTCTCGGCCAACTTGATATCTGTCCCCGCGTTCGGCGGTGTATTGAGAATTGCGCCTCCTATCACTGtttctaaagaagaaatcatgCAAGGTGTGGCCATTTTTAGTAAAAGTttagaagaaattttagGCTAAGTACTTTACTCTCCATTTTAAGCTGGAAGttcttttagtttttaTATGTGTTTATTTATCAGTGCATCAATTTCGCTCAACAATGACAAATCCGAGTTATCATTTAACAGGAGGTTAGTATCATCTGAAAGGTTAAGTACACAAAGTGATTCAGCAGctttatcttcaaaaagttcGGGCGAAAATTCGTAGTTTATAGTGGGCGATTTTAGAAAGTTAATAAAGTAGCCGTAATACCTGTTGCAAATTTTCTCACTATTTATACATTGGAGGGCTAATATGGCAGTAGTAACCATTTGAATGctacatttttcaaaggtaTGATATTTGGATATCCAATTCTTTAGTAAGTAAAATAAATCTGTTATGACGTCTTCAATGAGTTGCCTGCTTTCATTAAAATCGGAAACAAAAGGTTTATTGTAAGAGATCAGTACCATATAATAATGATACCACACAAAAGATATGGTAGGatcaaaatcttcttctgtagTTAATGTTTCGGTTGTCCATGCCAATTCCTTTGGCAGATTAAGTCTCCACTGTTGTATATCCCTGTTGAAGTCTGAAAGGTCTTTCTTCCTTTCCGATATACTTTTCGATGGAATGATGCTCTCGTTGGCATACAACTCTGCAATTCTTGATAGAACAATTAACCTTTTTACCGGAGTAGCCACGAGTAGCGGTTTATCCGGATCAGAATACATGTATTCCTCGAAGCCCTCTTTGATATCTGGCAATTCATCCGTCTCTGGAACAGTAGAATTTGACAACCTTAGAATGGTTGACTTACCATATAATTCAGCCATAAAGTGATCCACTAAATAGCATCCCCAATAAATTCTTACTCGAACTTCGATATCCATTTGAGTCAAGTCTCCCTCGTATGCGCCACTTAAAGCAGCAGGATCTAGATGTAGGCCGATTTCATGAACAATTCTAAAAGCCAATCCAGAAAAATACCAAGCGGAAGAATTTTCACCTCTTCCCATATCATAGAATGCGAGGCACAACAAACTCTGGATAAGGGCcaattttgatgaagaggatTTTAGTTTCCCAGATGAATAATATCTAGTctggaaaacttttttcaaaactatctgttttgaaaagctaTAGT encodes the following:
- the KRE28 gene encoding Kre28p produces the protein MESVSTKDYEDVLRDIEDTVALNSEEILNNQELRLKNTLHEITSSILAISEENKFVNPLRDDESPGSERDEAYVNPKILSVKIKEFNKLMELLKLTYLEQETLDYFFRFTLSSTDPLQLNSERDPQFVKLNKSVDDLKDEISDVHESKIEQIKTEIQDTSRNFAQKQDKLNELYLEATGDIENCWNSLNELKHFTNQEDENISGDKDFVLNSGEPDDIVEETYVNWQNLLSLKKQNRKLTKELKELHEVKNQIIRNDKRLNKVDAEQATAKELELCQSINSLIKFWEKYFLFKGLKSTTIINFEIFSQIGKVQFEIKGLNFIIVISLSDLKRPMIKDITILQKIGGNIVTNVEVTGKLSDKYRNNDQIYIFQAMDDIISELTNE
- a CDS encoding aspartate aminotransferase family protein → MTKSSSPYEQYPQENLQHKSKYLLGYGAKFTPMVITRAEGSYVYSGDKKILDFTSGQMSTLLGHGHPEICETISQHAYHLDHLFSAMLSPPVLELAEKLTNLLPKGLDKAMFLSTGSEANEAAIKLAKVYTGKFEVVGLSLSWHGMTGVSGGTTYQDGRKNHGPTMPGNLILPAPNAYRSIFRKQDGSYDWETEMDYGFSLIDAASVGSLAAVIVEPVMSSGGMIVLPDGYLKSLYTHCKKRGMLLIVDEAQTAIGRCGSMFGFEASGIVPDILTLSKTLGNGLPLSAVVTSDKIAQKAADERFLFYTTHVNDPLPCAVGAKVLDIVIRDNLIQSSAEMGALFRSELRQLQNIYKQIGDVRGRGLMTGVEIIKPETKEADGELAERLADTMMELGLSANLISVPAFGGVLRIAPPITVSKEEIMQGVAIFSKSLEEILG
- a CDS encoding CHA4-like protein; this encodes MGVTCVPVYLDCRKIKRNKGYVKALENYAVHLENSLVRMKETNNNDIRQDILDSVSLDSSLHSIPQETQAPVPSTADSIENGTTQFYIGPIIPGSSAFPNESLAITSNQLPPGVNEEDSGISSDKYRTLARSPFIILSLSLFFKWLYPSHYFFVYREALLSAFFQDKHSKSYYCSEELIYAIVALGSKITNKSDELYRKSVKYYSFSKQIVLKKVFQTRYYSSGKLKSSSSKLALIQSLLCLAFYDMGRGENSSAWYFSGLAFRIVHEIGLHLDPAALSGAYEGDLTQMDIEVRVRIYWGCYLVDHFMAELYGKSTILRLSNSTVPETDELPDIKEGFEEYMYSDPDKPLLVATPVKRLIVLSRIAELYANESIIPSKSISERKKDLSDFNRDIQQWRLNLPKELAWTTETLTTEEDFDPTISFVWYHYYMVLISYNKPFVSDFNESRQLIEDVITDLFYLLKNWISKYHTFEKCSIQMVTTAILALQCINSEKICNRYYGYFINFLKSPTINYEFSPELFEDKAAESLCVLNLSDDTNLLLNDNSDLSLLSEIDALINKHI